From a single Stackebrandtia endophytica genomic region:
- a CDS encoding VirB4 family type IV secretion system protein — MLTQKLKNLFTTVSGFPAGEGVWPSIVAARPRLLATSDTSLSSTLLVTGWPGEVDMAWLDHLTGDGVEASIHIVPVNPIVAASRLRKRRARLEAARRYEANRDKLDDPSVEAAAQAAADLAGRIARGETRLHTVAVYLTVHATTATELTEKVAAVSAHAAAGMWEVRPVTWRQVAGRVSTLPVGVDLVGARRATDTDVAAAAFPFVSPDAPATHRGVLYGLNLYGGGPVWWDRWARDNHNSVVIARSGAGKSYFTKTEVIRQLIDEVEVSIIDPDGEYLALAEHLGGTVTTPGATHLNPLALPVDADDDALTRRVMFTGTLVAALLETDVSPAETAALDHATIAAYQEHGINLDRQTWHHEPPTMVDVHRHLTESGEEGRVLAAQLAPYVHGGLSGLFTGDATTAPGGHLTVYNLRHLPDELQAAGTLLVLDAIWRSLRDDGVRRLIVVDEAWLLLRQPAAAAYLSRLAKTVRKRHAGLMLVTQDAIDMLASDLGHTVIANAATQILLRQAPQALDQVVDAFNLTGAERHLVATAQRGEALLLSGETHVAFRSVASENEHDWCVTGLNTNLGGWA; from the coding sequence ATGCTGACGCAGAAGCTTAAGAACCTGTTCACGACCGTGTCGGGGTTCCCAGCCGGTGAGGGAGTGTGGCCGTCCATCGTGGCCGCGAGACCACGACTCCTGGCCACCAGCGATACGTCACTGTCGTCAACGTTGCTGGTGACGGGATGGCCGGGCGAGGTCGACATGGCGTGGCTGGACCACCTGACCGGTGATGGTGTCGAAGCCAGCATCCATATCGTCCCTGTGAACCCGATAGTCGCCGCCTCGCGATTGCGGAAACGAAGGGCGCGTTTGGAGGCGGCGCGCCGGTATGAAGCCAACCGCGACAAGCTCGATGACCCGTCGGTGGAGGCCGCCGCCCAGGCCGCCGCCGATCTGGCGGGGCGGATAGCGCGCGGTGAGACCCGCCTCCATACCGTCGCCGTCTATCTCACCGTTCACGCCACCACCGCCACCGAACTGACCGAGAAGGTGGCGGCGGTGTCGGCGCATGCGGCGGCGGGCATGTGGGAGGTGCGGCCGGTGACCTGGCGGCAGGTCGCCGGGCGGGTGTCGACGTTGCCGGTCGGTGTCGACTTGGTCGGGGCCAGGCGGGCTACCGATACCGATGTTGCGGCGGCGGCTTTTCCTTTCGTTTCACCGGATGCCCCTGCCACGCACCGGGGCGTCCTGTATGGGCTCAATCTTTACGGTGGGGGTCCGGTGTGGTGGGACCGGTGGGCTCGCGACAACCACAACAGTGTGGTGATCGCCCGCAGCGGTGCCGGCAAGTCCTACTTCACCAAGACCGAGGTGATACGGCAGCTCATCGATGAGGTCGAAGTCTCCATCATCGATCCCGACGGCGAATACCTGGCGCTGGCCGAACATCTGGGTGGGACCGTCACGACACCGGGAGCCACTCACCTCAACCCGCTCGCGCTCCCCGTCGACGCCGACGACGACGCGTTGACGCGGCGGGTGATGTTCACCGGGACCCTCGTCGCCGCGCTACTGGAAACCGATGTGTCACCGGCCGAGACCGCCGCACTGGATCACGCCACCATCGCCGCCTACCAGGAACACGGCATCAACCTCGACCGGCAAACGTGGCACCACGAGCCGCCCACCATGGTCGACGTCCACCGCCACCTCACCGAATCGGGTGAGGAGGGGCGGGTGTTGGCGGCGCAGTTGGCACCGTATGTCCACGGTGGCCTGTCGGGTCTGTTCACCGGTGACGCCACCACCGCGCCCGGTGGGCACCTCACCGTCTACAACCTCCGGCACCTACCAGACGAACTCCAAGCCGCGGGGACGTTGTTGGTGTTGGATGCGATCTGGCGGTCGCTGCGAGACGACGGGGTGCGGCGTCTCATCGTCGTGGATGAAGCCTGGCTGCTGCTTCGGCAGCCCGCGGCAGCGGCGTATCTGTCGCGACTGGCCAAGACCGTCCGGAAACGCCACGCCGGTTTGATGTTGGTGACGCAGGACGCGATCGACATGCTCGCCTCCGACCTCGGGCACACCGTCATCGCCAACGCCGCCACCCAGATCCTGCTACGACAAGCCCCACAAGCCCTTGATCAGGTCGTCGACGCCTTCAACCTGACCGGCGCCGAACGGCATCTCGTGGCCACCGCCCAACGCGGCGAAGCCCTCCTGCTGTCGGGCGAGACTCATGTCGCGTTCCGGTCGGTCGCCTCGGAGAACGAACACGACTGGTGCGTCACCGGACTCAACACCAATCTGGGTGGGTGGGCTTGA
- a CDS encoding M23 family metallopeptidase, producing MRLIITAITAVVVMLCGCGALFADPILGELIGIDDDTFANRPDDQGVGCGPQQCPPGSDWVKPVPHGVVSGYRTLDRPDHYGVDLGSPKGTPVVAATAGTVLTAECSAWLNGAFYGCDRDGSWRVSGCGWHVTIAHSGDAMTVYCHFNQKPAVTPGDVVDAGDRIGFTGSSGNSSGPHLHFEVHTNQVWDAGSSLDPVGFYAAKGLSL from the coding sequence ATGCGGCTCATCATCACCGCCATCACCGCCGTCGTGGTCATGTTGTGTGGTTGCGGGGCCCTGTTCGCCGACCCGATCCTCGGAGAGCTGATCGGGATCGATGACGACACCTTCGCCAACCGACCCGATGACCAAGGTGTCGGGTGTGGACCACAGCAGTGTCCCCCCGGATCCGACTGGGTGAAACCCGTCCCGCACGGCGTCGTCTCCGGATACCGGACTCTGGATCGGCCCGACCATTACGGCGTCGATCTCGGATCCCCGAAGGGCACGCCCGTGGTGGCAGCAACTGCCGGGACCGTGCTGACCGCCGAATGCTCCGCATGGCTCAACGGTGCGTTCTACGGGTGTGACCGGGACGGGTCGTGGCGGGTCTCCGGATGCGGTTGGCACGTCACCATCGCCCACTCCGGTGATGCGATGACCGTGTACTGCCACTTCAACCAGAAACCCGCCGTCACCCCTGGCGATGTCGTCGACGCCGGTGACCGCATCGGGTTCACCGGCTCCTCCGGGAACTCATCGGGGCCGCATCTGCACTTCGAGGTCCACACCAATCAGGTCTGGGATGCCGGGTCGAGCCTCGATCCGGTGGGGTTCTATGCCGCGAAAGGACTCTCACTATGA
- a CDS encoding type IV secretory system conjugative DNA transfer family protein has translation MFWTHLAATIRTPWRRFWFGQPHIAFEFAWTGRDMDVRVWVPASIPVPVVQAAVTAAWPGALTATEPAPPPIDMAARCRGGAVRLTAAPAPVDTTAPADPARALITAGPSPTPSDATIVQVLARPAHPRAVARLRRTNTTGSSTSLAGMLLDLIQPGPTKTRTTRSSSHPEVTRLRRETADRAKGLMFETAVRYAVTTSKTGDKAEHALVARASAIAAGIGSLAGGSVKRARLPRAATVINTRGFGRGVLLTPAELSTLAHLPSDEVVPSLPRAGARPIAPATGIPSGGRGTKPLGTATVGGRKIALAATDARYHAHVVGPTGVGKSTFLLHMILADIKQHRGTVVIDPKGDLITDILNSLDPATVADRITIIDPAQPAPAIGIDPLAGADHDLVVDNLVSICRRIFERHWGPRADDILRHGLLTLLRVPGANLEHLPSLLSKKAFRAPYVSGIDEPWGLGGFWEWYDGLSPGIQSQAAGPVLSRIRALLGREFVRATIGAPRTSLDMGHILNHGGVLLARLPKGDLGGDTARLLGSIIVARTWQTTMARASTPEHQRRDASIYIDEAQNFLNLPRSLDDILAEARGLRLSMVLAHQYMAQLPRDMQLAVSANARTKVYFATSPEDARLLSRHTHPYLTEHDLAHLDVYQAACRTVTGGREMPPFTLNTLPPPPVVGQAETIRQTVRERAASEPSTSPKPKHQAAERQDTID, from the coding sequence ATGTTTTGGACGCATCTGGCCGCGACCATCCGCACCCCGTGGCGGCGGTTCTGGTTCGGACAACCACACATCGCGTTCGAGTTCGCATGGACCGGTCGGGACATGGATGTGCGGGTCTGGGTGCCAGCGTCGATACCGGTACCAGTCGTGCAGGCGGCGGTGACGGCTGCGTGGCCCGGAGCCCTCACCGCCACCGAACCCGCCCCGCCACCCATCGACATGGCGGCACGGTGTCGCGGTGGAGCGGTTCGTTTGACCGCCGCACCCGCCCCGGTCGACACGACCGCGCCCGCCGACCCAGCCCGCGCGCTCATCACCGCCGGCCCCTCCCCCACCCCCAGCGACGCAACGATCGTGCAGGTTCTGGCTCGTCCGGCGCATCCACGTGCGGTCGCGCGACTGCGCCGCACCAACACCACCGGTTCCTCGACGTCGTTGGCGGGAATGCTGCTGGACCTGATTCAACCCGGCCCCACCAAGACCCGCACGACAAGGTCTTCGTCGCATCCGGAAGTGACGCGGCTACGCCGAGAGACCGCCGACCGCGCAAAGGGACTGATGTTCGAGACAGCCGTCCGGTATGCCGTCACGACCAGCAAAACCGGTGACAAGGCCGAACACGCGCTGGTGGCTCGGGCGTCCGCTATCGCGGCGGGGATCGGTAGCCTCGCTGGTGGCTCGGTGAAACGCGCCCGCCTCCCCCGCGCCGCTACGGTCATCAATACCCGTGGTTTCGGACGGGGTGTTCTTCTTACTCCGGCCGAACTGTCCACGCTGGCGCACCTGCCGTCCGATGAGGTCGTGCCGTCACTGCCGCGCGCCGGGGCCCGCCCGATCGCACCCGCCACCGGCATCCCCTCCGGCGGCAGAGGCACCAAACCACTCGGGACCGCCACCGTCGGCGGACGAAAAATCGCCTTGGCGGCAACCGATGCGCGATATCACGCGCACGTCGTCGGCCCCACCGGCGTCGGCAAATCCACGTTCCTGCTGCACATGATCCTCGCCGACATCAAACAACACCGAGGAACCGTCGTCATCGACCCCAAAGGCGACCTCATCACCGACATCCTCAACTCTTTGGATCCCGCCACGGTGGCTGACCGGATCACCATCATTGACCCGGCCCAACCCGCACCCGCCATCGGTATCGACCCACTCGCCGGCGCCGATCACGACCTCGTCGTCGACAACCTGGTCTCGATCTGCCGCCGGATCTTCGAACGCCATTGGGGGCCGCGCGCCGACGACATCCTCCGCCACGGCCTCCTCACCCTGCTACGCGTCCCCGGCGCCAACCTCGAACACCTCCCCAGCCTGCTATCCAAAAAAGCGTTTCGGGCGCCGTATGTGTCCGGGATCGACGAACCATGGGGCCTCGGCGGGTTCTGGGAATGGTACGACGGACTCTCACCAGGCATCCAATCCCAGGCGGCCGGCCCGGTCTTGTCTCGCATTCGGGCTCTGCTCGGGCGGGAGTTCGTGCGCGCCACCATCGGAGCACCCCGCACCAGCCTCGACATGGGACACATCCTCAACCACGGCGGCGTCCTCCTCGCACGTCTCCCCAAAGGCGACCTGGGTGGCGACACCGCACGCCTGCTCGGGTCCATCATCGTCGCCCGAACCTGGCAAACCACCATGGCCCGCGCCAGCACCCCCGAACACCAAAGACGCGACGCCTCCATCTACATCGACGAAGCCCAAAACTTCTTGAACCTACCCAGGTCGCTGGACGACATCCTCGCCGAAGCACGCGGACTCCGCCTGTCCATGGTCCTCGCACACCAGTACATGGCCCAACTACCCCGCGACATGCAACTCGCCGTCTCCGCCAACGCCCGGACGAAGGTGTACTTCGCGACCAGCCCCGAGGACGCCCGTCTCCTGAGTAGACATACGCACCCTTACCTGACCGAACACGACCTCGCCCACCTCGACGTCTACCAAGCCGCCTGCCGAACCGTCACAGGCGGCCGGGAAATGCCGCCATTCACCCTCAACACCCTCCCACCACCACCCGTCGTCGGACAAGCCGAAACGATCCGTCAAACGGTGCGTGAACGAGCGGCGTCTGAGCCAAGCACCTCACCCAAGCCCAAACACCAAGCCGCTGAACGACAAGACACCATCGACTAA
- a CDS encoding replication-relaxation family protein, with amino-acid sequence MTAVLQRLTPRDLTLIDTLGRHRVLTIHQIGLLLFNSEQAARARVKVLVDIGVITRFRQAIRPGSQAYRYTLGHLGAYIHAAATHQPTPTRAATTRRITELAASQQLNHQLGINDFYARLTHACRVHGGVEVVQWLTEREATALAGGTIRPDAAGALRTTTGNEIAFWYEHDRGTETLSHLIQKIRAYDRLPHHHRQRTLLIEMTSPGREVNLHKALEHSQTACTVVTAATPTDPLDAVWRITRTANTSRSPLIGSLSLPTAGHRSDAS; translated from the coding sequence ATGACAGCGGTCCTGCAACGACTCACTCCCCGCGACCTCACCCTCATCGACACCCTCGGCCGACACCGAGTCCTCACCATCCACCAAATAGGACTCCTACTCTTCAACTCCGAACAAGCCGCCCGAGCCCGCGTCAAAGTACTCGTCGACATCGGCGTGATCACCCGGTTCCGGCAAGCCATCCGACCCGGCTCACAGGCATACCGCTACACACTCGGCCACCTCGGCGCCTACATCCACGCCGCCGCCACCCACCAACCCACACCCACCCGCGCAGCCACCACACGGCGCATCACCGAACTGGCCGCAAGCCAACAACTCAACCACCAACTCGGGATCAACGACTTCTACGCCCGCCTCACCCACGCCTGCCGGGTACACGGCGGCGTCGAGGTCGTCCAATGGCTCACCGAACGCGAAGCCACCGCACTAGCCGGGGGCACCATCCGACCCGACGCCGCCGGAGCCCTCAGAACCACAACAGGCAACGAGATCGCCTTCTGGTACGAACACGACCGAGGCACCGAAACCCTCAGCCACCTCATCCAGAAAATCCGAGCCTACGACCGACTCCCACACCACCACCGACAACGGACACTCCTGATCGAGATGACCAGTCCAGGACGCGAAGTCAATCTCCACAAAGCGCTCGAACACAGTCAAACCGCTTGCACAGTCGTTACAGCCGCAACCCCGACCGATCCGCTCGACGCAGTCTGGCGCATCACCCGAACAGCGAACACTTCCCGAAGTCCACTTATCGGGTCTCTCAGTCTTCCCACAGCTGGACATCGATCGGACGCATCGTGA
- a CDS encoding SMI1/KNR4 family protein → MVGLAEFMALVGEPETAPPVADWAAIEAELGLTFPEDYREWARHYTTLELHGFMRIDNFATDPLLKLRTAAIETFDGMRELTAKRGRSDVTDRFGLVGRYMPALPYYPEPGGLLTWGFTNNGDWCMWLTDPDPAKWTIVISDAVEFWQFDGGFLDFLVGICNGSLRCSVLPENFPKRPAIKELKGYEKRRFPGFEQELDTPVLVPTRRWRSYFEQSR, encoded by the coding sequence ATGGTGGGCCTTGCTGAGTTTATGGCTCTGGTGGGGGAGCCGGAGACCGCGCCGCCTGTGGCTGATTGGGCTGCGATTGAAGCGGAGCTTGGGCTGACATTCCCGGAGGATTATCGGGAGTGGGCGCGGCATTACACGACACTGGAATTGCACGGGTTCATGCGAATTGATAATTTCGCCACTGACCCGTTGTTGAAGTTGCGGACTGCGGCGATTGAGACATTTGACGGTATGAGGGAGCTGACTGCGAAACGTGGGCGTTCGGATGTGACTGATCGATTTGGTCTGGTGGGGCGGTACATGCCGGCGTTGCCTTACTATCCAGAGCCAGGTGGGTTGTTGACCTGGGGGTTCACCAATAATGGCGATTGGTGTATGTGGTTGACTGATCCCGACCCAGCGAAGTGGACGATCGTGATCTCAGATGCGGTTGAATTCTGGCAATTTGATGGCGGGTTCTTGGATTTCCTGGTGGGTATCTGTAACGGCAGTCTTAGGTGTTCGGTGCTTCCTGAAAACTTTCCCAAGCGCCCAGCGATCAAGGAGTTGAAGGGGTATGAGAAGCGCCGTTTTCCGGGTTTCGAGCAGGAGCTGGATACCCCGGTCCTGGTTCCGACCCGCCGTTGGCGTTCCTACTTCGAACAGAGTCGTTGA